The genome window GATCAAGAAAAACTCCCTCATTTGTTAAAGCTTAAATATAGAGCTATGGCTGATGCTAAGGAACAACTCGGCGACGTGGCGGCTATTCGCGATGCGTTCATCGGCTTTCAGAAGCATTTATATCAGGAAGATAGCGCATGATTGAACCAACCATTACTTGCCCAAATTGTTCGACAGAAATCAAAGTGACTGAATCATTGGCCGCGCCGCTTATCCAGGCCACTCGAAAGGAATATGAAGCAAAGATAACCGAGAAAGAGGCGGATGTTTTTAAACGTGAGGCAATGTTACGCGATCAGCAAAAAGAAGTTGCCGATGCACAAAAAACCATTCATGAGCAAGTTGCAGAAAAACTAACTATTGAGCGCAAATCAATTGCAGTGGAAGAAGCCAAGAAAGCAAAGACGGCTGTTGCGTCTGATCTGGAGTTAAAAGAAAAAGAACTGAGCGAACTGCAAGAGGTTCTTGATACACGAAATGCAAAGCTAGAAGAAGCGCAAAAAGCGCAAGCTGATTTAATCCGAAAACAGCGCGAACTCGATGATGAAAAACGTGAGTTAGATTTAACTGTAGAGAAGCGTGTTCAGGCTTCAATTGCTGAGGTTCGGGAAAAAGCAAAAAAAGAAGCAGAAGACAGCTTAAAACTCAAAGTATTAGAAAAGGAAGAACAGATTTCTTCAATGCAGAACAAAATTGAAGAGTTGAAGCGTAAAGCAGAGCAAGGATCGCAACAACTTCAAGGTGAAGTAATGGAATTACAGCTTGAAGACACGCTGCGTTCAAAGTTTCCATTCGACACTATTGAGCCAGTCGCCAAGGGAGAGTTTGGCGGTGATGTCATCCAGCGAGTTGTTTCGCAGATGGGAGTCCCTTGCGGTGCCATCTTATGGGAGTCCAAGCGCACCAAGAACTGGAGTGATTCCTGGCTTGCCAAACTTCGTGGTGATCAGCGAACTGCAAAAGCGGAAATTGCCGTTCTTATATCTCAGGCATTACCAAAGGATATAGAGAGCTTTGGCCATGTGGATAACGTTTGGGTTACTGCCCCGAAATACGCTTTTCCGCTTGTAATGTCTCTTCGGCAGACCCTAATCCAAGTCGCTCACTCCAAGCAGTCGCAAGAAGGTCAGCAAACTAAAATGGCGTTAGTATATGACTACCTAACCGGCCCACGTTTCCGTCACCGTGTTGAAGCAATTGTAGAAAAGTTCTCGGATATGCAAGCCGATCTGGATCGAGAGAAAAAGACGATGACGCGTCTTTGGGCAAAACGCGAGTCTCAAATAGACGGTGTGATTGAATCGACTGTCGGAATGTATGGAGATTTACAGGGCATTGCTGGTCGCGCGTTGCAGGAAATAGAAGGCTTGGAAGTGCCATTGATCGAAAGTGATATTGACAGCTAATTGTTATAAAAATCGTCGATTAACTGCCAAAAATCGATGTCTGTACTGTCGCTGATATCGTTATGCCCTGCGTTGTCAGCAATAGCCATTTGTTTTCCTGGATGATGAATAGCGTTGTAGAGGTCACGCCCCTGGGCCAGAGGAACCACACGGTCTTGTCCGCCATGAATAATCAGTACAGGCGAGTTGATGTCTTTTGCTTTGCCA of Gammaproteobacteria bacterium contains these proteins:
- a CDS encoding DUF2130 domain-containing protein, whose amino-acid sequence is MIEPTITCPNCSTEIKVTESLAAPLIQATRKEYEAKITEKEADVFKREAMLRDQQKEVADAQKTIHEQVAEKLTIERKSIAVEEAKKAKTAVASDLELKEKELSELQEVLDTRNAKLEEAQKAQADLIRKQRELDDEKRELDLTVEKRVQASIAEVREKAKKEAEDSLKLKVLEKEEQISSMQNKIEELKRKAEQGSQQLQGEVMELQLEDTLRSKFPFDTIEPVAKGEFGGDVIQRVVSQMGVPCGAILWESKRTKNWSDSWLAKLRGDQRTAKAEIAVLISQALPKDIESFGHVDNVWVTAPKYAFPLVMSLRQTLIQVAHSKQSQEGQQTKMALVYDYLTGPRFRHRVEAIVEKFSDMQADLDREKKTMTRLWAKRESQIDGVIESTVGMYGDLQGIAGRALQEIEGLEVPLIESDIDS